Proteins co-encoded in one Equus caballus isolate H_3958 breed thoroughbred chromosome 31, TB-T2T, whole genome shotgun sequence genomic window:
- the LOC138921620 gene encoding uncharacterized protein, translating to MAQIWPPRALSWGETSSRLKTLFIKSQPTETACTSVLLSLPQAAEPPRLHQQRESSKFLGACDPVDRRWPVADKSKTGRVQLGAFSRHRSMAADRRVVRFCAWGLNPSCQCGAHRTSPSRPLGLVPYDSLFTTSSMVSSLCPYQLSTVFCGHLSIPSASPQPPSSPHSALCWMSTCTCLPRGPAILRERSSLTKRGTKISSGGI from the exons ATGGCTCAGATCTGGCCACCAAGGGCACTGTCCTGGGGAGAGACGAGTTCTCGCTTAAAGACATTGTTCATAAAAAGTCAACCTACGGAGACAG CCTGCACCTCCGTCCTTCTGAGCCTGCCCCAGGCTGCGGAGCCCCCACGCCTGCACCAGCAGAGGGAGAGCTCTAAATTCCTAGGAGCTTGTGACCCTGTGGACAGACGTTGGCCGGTGGCTGATAAGAGCAAAACTGGGAGAGTCCAGCTCGGGGCCTTCAG ccgccaccgcagcatggccgctgacagacgagtggtgcgGTTCTGTGCCTGGGGACTGAACCCAAGCTGCCAATGTGGAGCCCACAGAACTTCACCCAGTAGGCCCTTGGGGCTGGTGCCGTATGATTCTTTATTCACCACCAGCAGCATGGTCTCTTCCCTTTGCCCATATCAACT GTCAACTGTGTTCTGCGGGCATCTCTCCATCCCCTCAGCCTCCCCTCAGCCTCCTTCCAGCCCCCACAGCGCCCTGTGTTGGATGTCTACTTGCACATGCCTCCCCAGAGGGCCAGCCATCCTGAGAGAGAGG